A genomic window from Pirellulales bacterium includes:
- a CDS encoding antibiotic biosynthesis monooxygenase family protein, whose amino-acid sequence MIYANIWITVKDAKDVPEIRELLREQGRLSRAEPGCARFEVYHSTVDETKFLLVERWESTEALDLHRKAKAYTEIYQPKVLPKVDRQGHVSTPIE is encoded by the coding sequence ATGATCTATGCCAACATCTGGATTACCGTCAAAGACGCCAAAGACGTCCCCGAGATTCGCGAGCTGTTGCGCGAGCAGGGGCGGCTATCCCGCGCCGAGCCCGGCTGCGCCCGCTTCGAGGTGTATCACTCGACCGTCGACGAAACGAAATTCCTGCTCGTCGAGCGCTGGGAATCAACCGAAGCATTGGACCTGCACCGCAAGGCCAAGGCCTACACCGAAATCTACCAGCCCAAGGTGCTACCGAAGGTCGATCGCCAAGGGCATGTTTCGACGCCGATTGAGTAA